Within the Microcebus murinus isolate Inina chromosome 16, M.murinus_Inina_mat1.0, whole genome shotgun sequence genome, the region AAGGATGACATTATCTTTTGGATAATCTGTATGCCACCTTGTGTATTTAGCCATCCAACTGATATTTGCTACGTACTTACTGGCTACTCTTGGCGATGCTGTTTCTTGGGAGGCACTATGCAATGGAAACTGAtcaacagttttaaaataagtagacaaacaggagagaaggaagattCAGCTTGTGTATCCAAGATATTCTCTGTGCTTTCTTCCACGTCCCCCCTGAGCTGCCATGTGTGGGAATGTAGCTACTGGACAATTCTGATCTGTGTCTCGAGATGATTCAGAATCACAATTTCTATCAGTGGTTGTAAACCAGAATCCCATAACATCCAGTCTCTGCAAGGGGTCTAGTGCTGCCCTTGTTGTGTTAAACCcacaatggtttttaaaaaatcaaaaccatgtTTACTACACCATTACTTAAATAGGtacaaacaaaaagtaatttataaatttctagtGTTTATAGTACTAAGAAATCAGAACCAAATAATGATAGAAACCTTCAAAACTTCTCGACCAACAGGATTCAAATCAATATGGgttcatcaggaaaaaaatgtgaaatgacCAGAAAAAGATTACTGGGCATCCTGTCTAGTATACCCGTCCaagttttctctgcttttcattGTCTTTGACCTATTTTACAAATCTGTAAGCTGTAGAAAATTGATAGTAGTGAAAATTATTCTGgcccacagaaatacaaatgcatTGTGTTGTGTCCAGTGGAGACGCAGTGGGTTACTGCTCAGTGGACATGGACCAGTTTCACAACTATTTGTAAATACACTTCAGCATTCCTGATTGCCTTGTGCATCTTAAATTCTCCTTTGAACCAGGTGTCAGGTCTTACTGGTTCTTTCATTAATGAATGAGTTAAAATCTTTGAcgtatattcattttatatttgtttgagaAACAATTTCACCTTTTCTAGAAATTATccctttaatattaatttaatatggcaatttaatattcatttaattgaAAGTTAAGGTTTTGCTGATATGAGAttgcctgtaaaataaaattcctccCTGTTTTAAACACCTGGCAGCAGGCTCCTGTGGTGTTTTTAGTAACTGTGGACATGAGTTTGTGATTCTCAGGTATTGTTATATCCACATCTACACTCATACATTGTTGAGATTTTGGAAACAATGCCTGGAGCTGGGCTTGATCGTTGAGAGATCCTTTTTATTGGGCCTACCTACTTCCTCAACCATCTGCTCCTCTCCTTTTCCTGCTATGCCTGGGCTACCTGTCCAGGTAGAAGTTTTCTAAGAAAGCCCCTGTGGAGCAACTTGGGCTCCAGGGAAGGTAGGAATGTGAGTGCTTTGGAACTCGGACTTCTTTCTGATGAGTTATTTGGGTTGGTTTGACCTCTGCAACTTGTTCCTAAAGACTACTTCAGTAATTGTGCAGACAAAGGGGTGAAAGAACCTCCCAAATCAAGTGGATTATGCTCATTTCTTAGCCTCTGGACCTGTGCTAtttaatacagtagccactaCCCATGGGTCTATTGAGACTTGAAATGTGACTGGTGTGACCGAAGcatggaatttttaattttaactagtttaaatttaaaaactggtgTTCGATTTCGTTATTGGAAAACATAGTACATTTGGAACCACTTGGATATGCGAATCTGCTTTTTAACCATACATTTTATGACATCTAGATACAGAACAAGTTCTCATAACAATGAGGGTggaggtaaaaaaataaatatagaacaaGTATTTCCCCTCACAATTTCTCTCTCAGATTGCCATATGCtgcaaatgtaaaatacacaccagagtTCAAAGTCTTTGCCAAAAAGAACGTAAGattccattaatatatttttgtattgattaCATACTGAAATGACAATACTTCGGGCATAgtgggtaaaataaaatatattattaaaataacttgcacctttctctttatttttagacGTGGTACTAAAATTTTAAGATCACATCAGCGACTTACATCGTTGGAACCACTCCGGACAGTGAATTCTCCCATTCTTCTCCACCTGTTCCTTCCTCATTTACTATGCAGCACCCAGGGTGGTTCTGAACCCCGCTCTTCTGTGTTGGATTCCTAATCCCTggcacatttttcttcttcctagatGACCCCACTGCCTACTTTTCCACGCACCTCCCAGAAGGGTTTTGAGGTTCTGCACACCAAGAACCCCCAAAGACCTTACAGGAGTGGTGTGGCAATTGCAGACTCTGCCCGCCAGAGGGAGCTGCGTCACTGCTGTCGTTGCCCAGCAACTCTTGGCCCGGAAGTAGTTCCTCGCCTCGCTCGCGTAACTTCCAGCGGGCGCAGGGTGACTTCCCGACGGGCGCAGGCGCGGGGTCGCGGCGAACCGGCTTCGGGAGCGGCGGTGGCGGCAAGATGACCACTCTCCGGGCCTTCACCTGTGACGACCTATTCCGCTTCAACAACATGTGAGTGAGGCTCGTCCAGAGCCCGCCGTTCCCAGCCGGGCTCCGCTCCCTGGCCCTGCCAGTTCGGTCCGCGGCTGCGCCCTGCTAGCCGGACCCCTCACCTGAACCCGCCGGAGCCACCCCCGCCGGCCGACGCGGCAGCCTCCCTCGGGGCTGCGGGGTCCGAGGCCGGGTGGGCCCGGGGTTGATGCGCGCCAGCCTTGGTGACCTTGGCCAAGGTGCTTCAACTGTATCCCCTGCCCCTGCGTGCTCGTGGGTACCGGGCCTGCGCTCAGGCCGCCTCTCAGGGTCGCTGTCAGGATGCGCTGGGCCAGGATGCGCTGGGTGGCCCTGAGTCCCCCGCCTGCCTCGACGCCCGACTGCGCGGCTAGGGACCAGTGACTCATCCGGCCAGTGGGCACCACTGAAGTGCCGGCCGCAGAGGGTGGTTGCGAGGGTCGAAATGAAGTCAGGAGCTAAGAGTTTGCGGGGAACGTGTACACTGTGAAGCCCACTTGGTGGTAATGGCTGAACTGTATCTGAACCGAATAATTTGGTGATCCTTGTGCCCCAGCGGATGCGGTCTCAGTCGCCGGTTGTGTTCGTATGTTTAGTTACTGTAGCCGCGCGCCCTTGTCCTCTAGACAACTTTTTTCTTGTGTGAGGAGTCTGGGCAGTGGGCAGATGCTGGGTGAGGCTCCCATTGTGCACTGAGAGCCCTGGTGCAGTTTCTTTCAATCCGAGTTAAGGAGGGACCTATGACTTGCCGgtaccatgttttttttttaagaaaatacttttattatgaaaaattctgaacatttagaaaagttgaaaattttacCGTGAACTTTTATAGACACACCACAGTTAACGTTTTGTCACATTGGGTTTAACACATACCTCTCTATCCATCTGCCATCTCAGATCCacctttaacacattaactgccatgtgagttgtatttaactcactcgaGTTTTGAGCCTGGTGCCTCGTGAAgaatatgtaactcacacatctctttaccttgggagccaatTGAACTATCTTTAAagctgcatataactcatgcacagaaaacaataaaaaataacaaatttttcattaaattagaaaggatcttTTTGTTTTcgcagtttttatttttgtaacgaAATACCATAGCCacaagggaaaattttttttctagcgtGCCAGTCATTGTGTTAAAAACAACAGGGCACTATGTGAAAACTAATGATCAGGTAGTTCAGATTCAAGTGGCAGGAGATGGAAAGAACTTTGGAATGAAGTAGCTAGGAACATTTCAGAGAGGGGGTGAGCCTTGAAGGATGGGTAGAATGTTACTGAGGAGAAAGTTAGTTCTAGAGAAGGGAGTTGGTTTGAAGGAGGGGAAACCTGAAGTGTGgtccttttctgtttctgagcAGTCAGAGAGAAACGGGTAAGTCTGGACAGTGACTTTGTCATTGAGGGGTTTAGACTTGATCCCATAAGAAGAATTTTCTGTTGGGCCTGTCTGGGTCAAAGTAGCATAGCTGTGGTGACTTGTGTCAAACTCTAACTGTTGTGTTTTATGTACTAATCCTGTTAATCCTCACAATTCTGTGAGGTGctttcatccccattttatgtATGAGTAAACTAAGGTTTTGCAGGCTCAAGTGATGGAGCCCAGAGGTGGGAGTAGAGCAAGGACTCCTACCCAAGAAGATTGGCTCTGGAGCAGTGGCTCTTAAAGAGTTGGTCCCTGACAATTCTGTTTGAGAGTTTGAgctgtttgagaaccactgctctggagGCTAAACTCTCAGCCAGCGAGCTCTGTGGGGTGTGAGGTGATTAGAGGAGGTAAACCTAGCAGGTGAGGCATTTAGAAAGCCATAGCAATGGCCCAGAGATGATGACTTGACTAATGCCTCAGTGTGGGAGGTAACAGGGTGCCTTGAAGCTTCAAGATTGGAGAAGGGATTGGAGAATCAGTTTTAACGAAAGAACTAGGGACACTATTTTATAGAAGTAACATACATTTGAACACTTACAATAAAACAGTAGATTTCAGAGAATCATCTGCTTTGTTAAGTCTCTTCAGTTATGCCAATAGGGGAACCCAAACTTCGTCcccattttctcctgttttcttgctGCTTGGATTAGGGCGTTTTGGCAGAAAACTCTCAGAGTCACTCAGATTTGTTGCATTAGGAATTGAAAGAAGCAGCGGATGTAGAACATTgcaattcatttaacaaatagtatatttattcttgcaaaaatatttgagtgcctaGTATGTGCCAGCACTAGAGacacaacagtgaacaaaaacaaaacaaaaaattaatgtcTTTATGGAACTTACATTTTAAAGGGGAAACAATACAACATGTAGAACTTAGTGCTCAGTGCAAAGGGAAAAACAGAAGTAgggaagggaaatggggagtgggGATTCAGCTTTAGATAAGGTGTTCAGGGAAGGCGTCTTTGAAGAAAGGACTACTGGGAAGTGAGGGAgtatattgggggtgggggagcttgCAGACAGAGGGAATGGTAAGTGCAGGGATACCCCATTTCAAATAGGAAGAGGAGAGTGAGCCTGGAGTAGAGTGAATTCGGGAGTGTAAGGGGACAACTGCAGAGAGTTAGAAGGGCTAGGTCTTGGAGAGGCCATCCTAGGACTTGGGCTTCTCTGCCAAATGCACTGAGAAACCCAGGTGGAGAGGTAACATAGGCATCTGGGCATGGGGATCTCAAGATTGGGTCTGAGCTAAAGATAGAAATTTAGAGGTCAACACTATAGATGGTGACAGGTGACCAGGAGAGTAGGTGACATCAGTGATGGAGTGAGTGTAGATAGAAAAAAGAGTCTTCAGAACGGTGCCCTAGGGCATCAAGTGTTAGTGTTAAGGAGGCAAAGTATGTAGCtcagagaggtgggaggaaaCCTGATGGCAAGTGTCAGAAGCTGAGTGAAgagagcatttcaggcagagggagtAGGGAACTTGCCAAGAGCTGCTGATGGCTAAGTGTACATCATATTTGTACATTTCTTCCAGAAGAGACAGAAATTAAAGATGCAAATGCAGGAGAGAAAGAATTGCAGGAGCCAGTCCCGAttcgggggagggggtgggatcTACTCACCAGCACTCTGCATAGTGACAGGAGAAGTAGCAGTGGCATATGGGTACATACAGATGCTTGTAGTGGGTAGTTCAGTGGTGGGACTTTGGTGAAGCTTTCTTCTCACTGTTACATTTTCTTTGTGATGAAATAGGGAAGCAGCCGAGATAGAGGAGGAGTGGCCTATTGGGGAGTGGAGGCAAAGCTAGAGGAGATGGAGCAGTCATTGAGAAATGTGGGAGAGTGAGGCCCCCCACTGTGTGGGAGCCATGATTCTCCAGGTGTGGGTTGATGAGGGGTCTCCAAGATTGTTTTGGGAATTCTGCAAGGTCAGAGTCATTTTCATGATAATACTAAGACGGTTTTTCACTCTTACATTCTTATAACTATACAATGGAGTTTTCCAGATGTGTGATCTTTCAACAGCAAGCATAACAAACGCTTGACAGCCCACCTGTCTTTTAAgctagacattgccaaattattaaaacaatgcCATTGCTGtcactaattttttgttttgtttttggaaatacAGTTTTTTTGGTAAAGTTATTCAGGTTACCATGTAATTGATTTATTGTAGctataacccacataaacaaaatttcTTTGGCAGTCCGCAACCCCCGCTCCTCAGTGTAAACagattctgaaaacaaaattttgagaACTGCTGGACTACAGAAATGTAGTATAACTGTCTGGCAGGGTCTCATAGAAGAATTTGACTGGAAATGGGAAGAGGAACAGTTGAAAGTAGTTGGTTTTGAGCCTGGCAAACTAGTGGCTCCACTAATTGAATAGTAAAGTGAGAAGACAGAGCTATTTGGGGATGGAGGAAATGGTTTTTCAGGATGCAGACTTGGGAATGGTGTGATGGGATGTGCTGGTGAGGCACCCATGGCACCAGAGCCAGGTTGGGAGGCATCCTCTGAGAACGCATAATTGAAAGTATAGGAATGGGGTCATAGGGAAGGAGAGGTGGGAATTGAGAAGAGGAGTGGGAAGTGAAAACCAAGTGGCCAAGTGGTGGGAGTACTCACATGTAGAGagcagaataaaggagaaattgtCAGGGAAgacccagagacagagggaggattCTTGTGGTTAGATGCTGCAGCAGGTGAGTTGGATCTTCTTTTTGTGTGCCTTGTTGGTCCCAAATTTCATTAACAATTTATTGTAATTTAGAAAATGCTGTTAACTGATGTAAATGTATTAGCTTTATTTCATAAAGCAGCagttaaatgaaaatgtataaataccTTTATAGTCGCTGTGACAGCTTATTGTGGCCATTAAATAGTTTAAAccatttttctttgccttaaaGTTGGTTTTAAAGTTGTTGATTAAGCATGTTGTTTTCCTTGTGGCATATTAGTTTTAGTTTTAGCGcgtttttataaatattgcttACTACTgacatttctcttatttctttcagTAACTTGGATCCACTGACAGAAACtgtatcctttttttaaaaagatgaatgaagaTTTACTAAGagtaaagaaaatggagaaacaaaagggaaaagcaGACATGAgtactgaaaatttaaaaacttgtaGGTCAGGAAATAACAAACAACActgaaaacaatttagaaaaaataactgaGAACAAGAGTTGTCCTCCATCTGCCTGACAAACTGTTAACATAATGGCCTCATATAAACCTGTAACATTATAGCTCTTCTCCCTACCTGGCCCTCACTAATAAGCATGGCTGTGTACCATAGAAAGCACAGTGACTTCAGCAAGATGGGTTATTTCTCTGTGATAGGAACAAAGTCTGGAGAAGAGCGGTCCATGACAAGCCATGGTTCCATGGAGTCACCAGCAACTTAGCTCTTTGCAGTTTAACCATTCTACCATTCCCAGGGTGCCCTTAGTCTTCCTGTTCCAGGTGGCTGCCAGAATCAAAAGAGGGAAAgttcagaatgtccttcctttttttttttttttcttttttttgagatagagtctcactctgttgcctcacctagagtgctgtggcgtcagcctagctcacagcaacctcaaactcctgggctcaatcaatccttctgcctcagccttccaagtagctgggactacagacatgtgccaccgtgctcagccaatttttcctatatatttttagttggtcaattaatttctttctatttttagtagagatggggtcttgctcttgctcgggctggtttcaaactcctgaccttgagcgagtcaaccgctttggcctcccagagtgctaggattacaggcatgagccaccacgcccagcctgtccTTCCCTTTTAAGAGTACCTTTGGGAAGTACCACAACTCTCTTGTGTCTCATTGACCTACACCTATTTCATGCCCCCACCTATCTAGAGTCCAGAAATGTGCCCAGCTTTAAATCAGGACttgttattaaaatgaataaaggatTTTGGGTAATAATTAGCAGTCTCTATTATGTtgtcaatagaaaaatgggcaaagatgtGTAGTGTTAGGGTACTGGGTTATGCTGCTGTAACAGACAATAACCCCTGTATCTTTAGTCAAACACCAAGTTTGACTTCTGGATTATGCTTCATGTCTATTGTAGGCAGATAAGAGGGTTCTATTAACTGATAATTTATCAAAAGAGGGCATATAGGAGCCTAATGAACATATTGAAAGTCCAGTCTCACCAAAgacattcaaattaaaaccaaaatgtggGCCAGGTaaggtggcttacacctgtaatcctagcagagtctgggaggctgaggcaggatgatcacttgagcctaggagtttgagattgctgtgagctaggctgacaccacagtactctaccCTGGACAATAGAGCaaaactttgtctaaaaaaaaaaaaaccaccaaaaaagcCAGAATGTGCCATATTTTATGTATCAGATCatctaggattttaaaaaatgataaaactcaaTGGTGAAGGGAGAGGAGCATTCTCATAAATTGCTAGTGACAATATAAACTGCTACAGTCTTTCTGGAAGGCACTTTGGAAATGTAATAGTAATCCCATTTCCTCAAAGCtgaaaatagtaagaaatagAGGCAGTATACATCAGGGGTTGATAAGCTAAGGCCTGTGGGCCCAATCTGGCCCActgtctttgtaaataaaattttattgggatacctctgtgatgattaatttatattttgtctgtGGCTTTCACAGtttgaatagttgcaacagagactctATACCCACAAAACCTAggatatttactatctggccttttacagaaaaagtttgctaacccctCCCTCAatcacataattataaaaattatttattgcaggagaattatattaaaaatctggAATAACATTCACACACAACAATAAGGAAACTAAGCTATATTCATAAagaattttagaagttttttGAGAAATTGGAAATGACCCAGATGTCCAGTGTCAGGAGACTGGATATTCAAGTTGTTTCTTCCCACAAGGAACTACTATACAGCAGTAAAAATTACACGTGCAGGCACCAACAGGAACTACATATCAGAAACAAATTtgaattgaaaaaggaaaagaaatctctaaagtttttatttatattttaagaattaagactaaatatatcattctttaaaagtaaatggttttggccgggcgtggtggctcacgcctgtaatcctagcactctgggaggccgaggcgggccttggatcgctggaggtcaggagttcgaagccagcctgagcaagagcgagaccccgtctctactataaatagaaagaaattaattggccaactaatatatatataaaaaattagccgggcatggtggcgcatgcctgtagtcccagctacttgggaggctgaggcaggaggattgctagagcccaagagtttgaggttgctgtgagctaggctgacaccacggcactcgctctagcctgggcaacaaagcgagactctgtctcaaaaaaaaaaaaagtaaatggttttttaagaattttgaatgacacagaaaaatctttgctgtataataaaggagaaatatgagAATGCAAATCAACTTATATGTGGTATACTTCcagtgacatttaaaatttacagTAGAAGTCCGATAATCCAGAGGAGTCCATATTTTAAAGTACCCGTTAGTTCCTAAAGGTTGATGGGAGGTAGCATGGACGTTCTGTGGCTCCTCCATTAGCCAGAGGAGAGAGAGTTCTGGTGTGCATCAGTGGCAGGCTGGCAGGAAGACTAGCTGGCTTGCCATGTTAAGGGTTGTGTTTGAGGAGTACTCAAAATAATGACTGTCTTTCAGAAGACATTTTGAAGAATTTAACACTCAATAGGTTTTCCaggaactctttttaaaaatatatgattgatGGTGCCCTGTCAAAATTGCATCAAAAAGCTTACCCTAAGAAGAAATATAGGAATGAATACATGTCAGTAAGGACATCCTACAGTTGAAGAGTTAAGTAATGAGCAAATTACTCAGGTATTTACTGTTAACATACTTGATTGCATTACtgtaaaataaatggagaatttGAATCTGTGGAAGGGAAAAAAACTGGATAATTGTTAAGTTACTCCTGGAAGGACTTAAGTTGTAAAGTTAGTTTCACAGTCTCATAGTTGAAGCCAAATTAAGAACTAGCCATTAATTTTCCAGTGCAATTATGGAAGCATAATGatgtattgagcatctactatgtgctaacACCAAGGATAGAGCGAACGTGACATTCTTCATCTACAGGGAGGTAGGCAGTGAACAAATAAGAATATTCTTATTCTTACAAATAAGAATAGCAAGTATGATAAATGCAAAGATTTAGATACAGTATGATCAGTAGGGAAATAGAACTTTGGAGTCCTGATTCTCTGCTTTCCATTAGATGGTGCTGACTCCATTCCACATCTGAGGTCAGTGCcaacctaaatattaatatttcaagtaATGGTATGATTatagaaatcatatatatatatatatcatataacaatatactttttaaaggaaacttttttcaaaatatctctTTAATGAAGAACATTTTATTATCCGTTACTTTTCACACTCCTTAATAAGACTATAGTATGGGATTCCTTTTTACTTACAGTACCTTGCCCACTGGCCGGAGTATTTCATTGTTGCAGAGGCACCTGGTGGAGAATTGATGGGTTATAGTAAGTATAATCCCAGTGGTGTTTTGGGGGGTAGTTAAGATTttaattaggtttcaacatgatTGTTTTAGACTGCAGAATTGGAATATTATCATGATGCCTGTTATCTTATTTCAACCATTGAACAACTTACTGATCTCTGCTATGTTTTAGGCATTGTACGAGGCCcaggggatacagcagtgaaccaAACAGATGTGGTCTCAGTCTTCTTAGATCTTTCATTCTATGTTAAATTTCTACATGGTTTATTTGGTACATAATGCAGGGATCATAGCATCATCATTGAGCATTACTATCAAAAATTTGCGCTGTAAATTgtctatgtatacatatacccacacacatatatattcccACATGAAATGTAGATATTTGAAAAAACACATACCCTGGTTCTTTGTTCAAAATTAGTTGTTTTtagtatatcattttttttttaaactatttctaaTTCTGATTTTAGAACTGCATGTTGCATTACATTTACAAgtgaatttcaaataaaagcaCCTATCATTAGCTGGATTacctcattaaaaattaaaactttgtcATTAgtttcctttataataaaaatgtaccaAACAGTAATTCTTTGTGTGTAAATCAGTGTGTTTAATTACTGAatgcaatttgtttttgttgacaGTTATGGGTAAAGCAGAAGGCTCAGTAGCTAGAGAAGAATGGCATGGGCATGTCACAGCTCTGTCTGTTGCCCCAGAATTTCGACGCCTTGGTTTGGCTGCTAAACTTATGGAGTTATTAGAGGAAATTTCAGAAAGGTGAGATTCTGTTTTTCAAATACACTTGGTGATTTATGTACTCCaaccatttcatttttctctggtgtataagattttttttccctctttgggCTGAATAACTATCATGCTTTAGTTTACAGGAATTTCATTTTCAGTCTCCAATAGTCCTTATGATAATTTTGTGACATAGAGTGGTATTGTTTCTTTTTGCCATTGAGGAAAATTTAAGGCAAAGTGTTGGAGAGATCCACCATAGGCCTATAAACTGGGTAATTGGTAGACTCAAAGACTGGCTCTTAGGTTTCTTTTAGTGTTCTTGCCATTATAGTATACATGCCCAACTTTTAATACTGCTCTCAGCATCTGAGTAAATTTTTCAGTGCTCCTAGGCCCAAAGAAAATAGTTCAGTCTTAAGTAGTTATGTTCTAACTGCTTAATAAGTATTCCTAGTTTAACAGCTAATagccatttagaaaaaaatgaataaattgaaggaaaaaatatttttatttaattcttaaataacTATGGTTACTTACTAACAAGATGTGTGTGTACCTGTTGGTACCTGTTGAGCACTGAATGACTTCTCAGATCTTGGAGAGAGATTCAGCATCCCATCTGCATTCCTATTTCACATTGATTTTTCATGTGGTACTGCTGTTTTTTTAATCACAGCAACTGCCAGAAACTCAGcttcataaaatgtcattaaaaggAATGTAGCATGAGCTAATGTTGAATTTGTGAACTCCTTCAAACTAATAGTTTGCCAATATCTGTCATGTAAGTTTTTGATGTGTTTTCCCCAAACATTTGAAATATCCCATGGTACCTGCATGAGTTTGGGGCACTTCAGTGTACAGTTTGGGAACTGCCAACATtatgatatttaagaaaaaagacttataTGTATCAAACACCCTCATGTGAGATAAAAGTAATacaataattaaaaggaaagctCCTAGGAGATAAGAGATGTGTGTATAAGTTGGACCATTTGTCAAGCTGCCATTTCTTTCTCCACTATAAATGTCAAAAAGTGTCGTAGAAAGAGAACAGTTGTTGAGAAGGGCTCTTGAGGCTTAATTTTCACGTAATTATTAGATTTAATAAAGGCAAGTTTTAAAGAAGTAATTGTGGTTTGACAAATGGTCTTAGCCAAGTTAGAGGAGAGAGGAAACTGTATTAGCTGAAAGACAAGTCAGCTCTAgtcttgaagattttttttttttttttttgagacagcctctcgctttgttgcccaggctagagtgagtgccatggcgtcagcctagctcacagcaacctcaaactcctgggctccagcgatctttctgcctcagcctcccgagtagctgggactacaggcatgcgccaccatgcccagctaattttttacatatatatatcagttggccaattaatttctttctatttatagtagagacggggtctcgctcttgctcaggctggttttgaactcctgaccttgagcaatccgcccgcctcggcttcccaagagctaggattacaggcgtgagccaccgcgcccggccaagtcttgaagattttttaaagtcgTCCCTAGATTGAacacagaagggaagaaaatttttAGCAAGATTTTGGTTTACACACATTTGTTAATAACAAACCTTGTTGGAAAAAAGCATTTGGCATTATTGTGTAGTGCACACGGAGTTATGAAATGGGTTCTAACTAGCTATGACCTTGTGCATATGATTTAATGTATTTATAGGATAGCTTCCTCTATCTTTTAAAGTAGAAAACCACCAAGCTCCCTCCTTTCTAGTTTCTAAACCttcattattttagaatagttgCCAAGATTTAagtaatctttattatttatatggaTATGTGT harbors:
- the NAA20 gene encoding N-alpha-acetyltransferase 20 isoform X2 produces the protein MTTLRAFTCDDLFRFNNINLDPLTETYGIPFYLQYLAHWPEYFIVAEAPGGELMGYIMGKAEGSVAREEWHGHVTALSVAPEFRRLGLAAKLMELLEEISERYEEGTFQGHREEIHHTITSSCEA
- the NAA20 gene encoding N-alpha-acetyltransferase 20 isoform X1; this translates as MTTLRAFTCDDLFRFNNINLDPLTETYGIPFYLQYLAHWPEYFIVAEAPGGELMGYIMGKAEGSVAREEWHGHVTALSVAPEFRRLGLAAKLMELLEEISERKGGFFVDLFVRVSNQVAVNMYKQLGYSVYRTVIEYYSASNGEPDEDAYDMRKALSRDTEKKSIIPLPHPVRPEDIE